One Arthrobacter sp. StoSoilB19 DNA window includes the following coding sequences:
- the corA gene encoding magnesium/cobalt transporter CorA: MTIIDNAVYVNGLRTEDPEDLDETYFLLRQREGMAWIGLYRPDAEELQSVGEEFDLNALAIEDALAGHQRAKLEHYGECLFLVLRPARYRDDEERVDFGEIHVFAGDEYVVTVRHAESPDLAKVRRRMESMPEFLALGPDAVLYGILDQVVDEYEPVVAGLENDIDEIEDDLFGADPDVSRRIYELSRQVITFQRATSPLAGILQALIAGAPDREQSTELRDHYRDVLDHVLRINERVASFRALLQNALAVNAALVAQRQNGEMQRMTESSFEQNEQVKRISSWAAILFAPTLVASIYGMNFVNMPELAWTYGYPYALGVMAAMGLALYLAFKHNKWI, translated from the coding sequence GTGACCATCATCGACAACGCCGTGTACGTGAACGGGCTGCGCACCGAGGACCCGGAAGACCTTGACGAGACCTACTTCCTGCTCCGCCAGCGGGAGGGGATGGCGTGGATAGGGCTGTACCGGCCTGACGCAGAGGAACTGCAGTCCGTCGGCGAGGAATTCGACCTCAACGCGCTGGCCATCGAGGACGCACTTGCCGGCCACCAGCGGGCCAAGCTGGAGCACTACGGCGAGTGCCTGTTTTTGGTGCTGAGGCCAGCCCGATACCGTGACGACGAAGAAAGGGTGGACTTCGGCGAGATCCACGTCTTCGCGGGCGACGAGTACGTGGTCACCGTCCGGCACGCCGAGTCCCCGGATTTGGCCAAGGTCCGCCGCCGGATGGAGTCGATGCCGGAATTCCTGGCCCTGGGACCGGACGCGGTGCTCTACGGGATCCTGGACCAGGTGGTGGACGAATACGAGCCGGTGGTGGCGGGCCTGGAAAACGACATCGACGAAATTGAGGATGACCTGTTCGGTGCGGATCCGGACGTATCCCGCCGCATCTATGAACTGTCCCGGCAGGTCATCACCTTCCAGCGGGCCACGAGTCCGCTGGCGGGGATACTGCAGGCCCTGATCGCCGGAGCCCCGGACCGCGAACAGTCAACCGAGCTTCGGGACCACTACCGCGATGTCCTGGACCACGTCCTCAGGATCAATGAACGCGTGGCATCCTTCCGGGCCCTGCTCCAGAACGCGCTCGCCGTCAACGCCGCCCTCGTGGCCCAGCGGCAAAACGGTGAAATGCAGCGGATGACAGAGTCCAGCTTTGAGCAGAACGAGCAGGTCAAGCGCATCTCCTCCTGGGCTGCCATCCTGTTCGCCCCCACGCTGGTGGCGTCCATCTACGGCATGAACTTCGTCAACATGCCCGAACTGGCGTGGACCTATGGCTACCCCTATGCGCTGGGTGTGATGGCGGCCATGGGGCTGGCCCTTTACCTGGCGTTCAAGCACAACAAGTGGATCTGA
- a CDS encoding MarR family transcriptional regulator, with translation MSTRAEVAAARDTLAAAASTAAAAEIAAAAFAAAGFPKMPARTLLALVSSEQGSLTAAELSERLGASAAAVSGAVRYLQTVGFVHRVSQPGSRRDLYALHEDEWYVVSMRNSPIYEKLAALTDATAETLPEGSAARARVADMARFYRFLNARMPALLDDWERERAREATP, from the coding sequence ATGAGCACCCGAGCTGAGGTGGCGGCTGCCCGGGACACGCTGGCCGCCGCGGCTTCAACCGCCGCCGCTGCCGAAATAGCTGCCGCTGCCTTCGCCGCCGCCGGTTTCCCCAAGATGCCGGCACGGACCCTGCTGGCACTGGTGTCCTCCGAGCAGGGGAGCCTCACGGCTGCGGAACTTTCGGAGCGGCTGGGGGCCAGCGCCGCGGCGGTCTCCGGGGCTGTGCGGTACCTGCAGACGGTGGGCTTCGTCCATCGCGTCTCCCAGCCCGGCAGCCGCCGCGACCTCTACGCCCTGCATGAGGACGAGTGGTACGTGGTGTCCATGCGGAACAGCCCCATCTACGAAAAGCTGGCGGCCCTGACCGACGCCACGGCGGAAACCCTCCCGGAGGGATCAGCGGCCCGGGCCCGGGTGGCGGACATGGCCCGGTTCTACCGGTTCCTCAATGCGCGGATGCCGGCCCTGCTGGACGACTGGGAGCGCGAACGGGCCAGGGAGGCCACGCCGTGA
- a CDS encoding ABC transporter ATP-binding protein encodes MNTVVHTANLHKHFGHVRALDGLDLVVQRGEIHGFLGPNGAGKSTTLRILLGLARPTSGSASVLGFEPWTQAVELHRRLAYVPGDVRLWPNLSGGETIDLLSRLRGGTADGGAYRRRKDQLCQVFDFDPAKKGRAYSKGNRQKVALIAALATEAEVYLLDEPTSGLDPLMEEVFRRELLTAFDRGATVLLSSHILSEVEVLCHRVSIIRAGRIVDGGTLDSLRHLTRSEVSFAADGLDPEALARLGAVHDLTVDAGRIRFSADTDRIAEVLPALGALGVQGLTIVPPSLEELFLRHYGDSAGTAGPRADAPDGGHGSRRHLLGARGRS; translated from the coding sequence ATGAACACCGTTGTCCACACAGCGAACCTGCACAAGCACTTTGGGCACGTCAGGGCCCTTGACGGCCTCGACCTGGTAGTCCAGCGCGGTGAGATCCACGGTTTCCTGGGTCCCAACGGCGCCGGGAAATCCACCACCCTGCGCATCCTGCTGGGGCTGGCCAGGCCCACGTCCGGCTCCGCGTCCGTCCTGGGTTTCGAGCCCTGGACCCAGGCGGTGGAGCTGCACCGACGGCTGGCCTACGTTCCCGGGGACGTCCGGCTCTGGCCCAACCTCTCCGGCGGGGAAACCATCGACCTGCTGTCCCGGCTGCGCGGCGGCACCGCCGACGGCGGTGCGTACCGGCGTCGAAAAGACCAGCTGTGCCAGGTCTTCGACTTCGATCCCGCCAAGAAGGGGCGCGCCTACTCAAAAGGCAACCGGCAAAAAGTGGCCCTGATCGCGGCCCTCGCCACCGAAGCCGAGGTATACCTGCTCGACGAACCCACCAGCGGCCTTGACCCGCTCATGGAGGAGGTCTTCCGCAGGGAGCTGCTCACCGCCTTCGACCGCGGAGCCACCGTGCTCCTCTCCAGCCACATCCTCTCCGAGGTGGAGGTGCTGTGCCACCGGGTGAGCATCATCCGCGCGGGCAGGATTGTCGACGGCGGGACGCTGGACTCCCTGCGGCACCTCACCAGGTCGGAGGTGTCGTTCGCCGCTGACGGTTTGGACCCCGAGGCCCTGGCCCGCCTGGGCGCGGTGCATGACCTGACGGTCGACGCCGGGCGGATCCGGTTCAGCGCCGACACCGACCGGATCGCGGAGGTGCTTCCTGCCCTGGGCGCCTTGGGCGTTCAGGGCCTGACGATTGTTCCGCCGTCCCTGGAGGAACTGTTCCTGCGCCACTACGGCGACAGCGCCGGTACCGCCGGGCCACGGGCTGATGCGCCCGACGGCGGACACGGCTCCCGGCGCCACCTGCTCGGCGCGAGGGGGCGGAGCTGA